One genomic window of Haloarchaeobius salinus includes the following:
- a CDS encoding DNA-directed DNA polymerase: MTDAGDSEQLTLGGAFGDGGSTDGGEAGPSESDLVAEAEAVTTPGLENADFVEADEALFPDPDGTVSLSVMQVDYTVEGSGEHEQPVMHVFGRTAEGTAEHVMVFGFQPYFYAPTDSLDESELEDEDVITGWEETDDDGEPFESIRGERLTKIFGRTPRDVGNIRDRFDHYEADVLFPNRFLIDKGINSGITVPDRRGESGTVRVPHEEVEATDLTAEPRVNTFDIEVDDRNGFPEDGEEPIICLTSHDSYDDEYVVWLAIADEYDGDAPDALPDYDAIEGELDLRVEVFDGDDQAEAERKMLEAFLDYIDETDPDVMTGWNFEDFDAPYFLDRLEVLDSRMHEQDIRPDRLSRVNEVWRSGWGGPNVKGRVVFDLLYAYKSRQFTELDSYRLDAVGETELDAGKERYTGDIGDLWENDPARLLEYNLRDVELCVEIDRKQDIISFYDEVRTFVGCKLEDAPTAGDAVDMYVLQKVSGEWALPSKGKQESEDYEGGAVFDPITGVKEMVTVLDLKSLYPMCMVTINASPETKVDPDAFEGDTYRAPNGTHFRKDEDGMIRAMVDELLEEREAKKELRNQHDPDTEDYERYDQQQAAVKVIMNSLYGVLGWDRFRLYDKEMGAAVTATGRKVIEFTEQAANEINYQVAYGDTDSVMLELGNDVSPEAAIEQSFEIEEHINDSYDAFAEDELNVDIDGGEGHRFQIEFEKLYRRFFQAGKKKRYAGHIIWKEGKHVDDIDITGFEYKRSDIAPITKEVQHEVIDKVVRGAAESDITEYIHDVIERFRAGEYSYDEIAIPGGIGKRLDNYDTDTAHVRGAKYANLLFGTNFDRGSKPKRLYLQKVHPDYFQELEAAGEFDPQRDHRYGEFKREQDVICFDYADQIPEEFEVDYDKMLDKTLKGPIARVIEALGISWEEVKTGQEQTGLGSFM, encoded by the coding sequence ATGACCGATGCAGGGGACTCCGAACAGCTGACACTCGGTGGCGCGTTCGGCGACGGCGGGTCCACCGACGGCGGGGAAGCCGGACCGAGCGAGTCCGACCTCGTCGCCGAGGCCGAGGCCGTCACCACGCCGGGTCTCGAGAACGCCGACTTCGTCGAGGCCGACGAGGCCCTGTTCCCCGACCCCGACGGGACCGTCTCGCTCTCCGTGATGCAGGTCGACTACACCGTGGAGGGGTCGGGCGAGCACGAACAGCCCGTGATGCACGTCTTCGGTCGGACCGCCGAGGGCACCGCCGAGCACGTGATGGTGTTCGGCTTCCAGCCGTACTTCTACGCACCGACCGACTCGCTCGATGAGTCCGAACTCGAGGACGAGGACGTCATCACCGGCTGGGAGGAGACGGACGACGACGGCGAACCGTTCGAGAGCATCCGCGGCGAGCGCCTGACGAAGATCTTCGGGCGCACCCCGCGGGACGTCGGGAACATCCGCGACCGCTTCGACCACTACGAGGCCGACGTGCTGTTCCCGAACCGGTTCCTCATCGACAAGGGCATCAACAGCGGCATCACGGTCCCTGACCGCCGCGGCGAGAGCGGCACCGTCCGGGTGCCCCACGAGGAGGTCGAGGCGACCGACCTGACCGCCGAACCGCGCGTCAACACGTTCGACATCGAGGTCGACGACCGCAACGGCTTCCCCGAGGACGGCGAGGAGCCGATCATCTGTCTCACCTCACACGACTCCTACGACGACGAGTACGTCGTCTGGCTCGCCATCGCCGACGAGTACGACGGCGACGCGCCCGACGCACTCCCGGACTACGACGCCATCGAGGGCGAGCTGGACCTCCGCGTCGAGGTGTTCGACGGTGACGACCAGGCGGAAGCCGAGCGGAAGATGCTCGAGGCGTTCCTCGACTACATCGACGAGACCGACCCCGACGTGATGACCGGCTGGAACTTCGAGGACTTCGACGCGCCGTACTTCCTCGACCGGCTGGAGGTGCTCGACTCGAGGATGCACGAGCAGGACATCCGCCCGGACCGTCTCTCCCGCGTGAACGAGGTCTGGCGCTCGGGCTGGGGCGGCCCGAACGTGAAGGGTCGCGTCGTCTTCGACCTGCTGTACGCCTACAAGAGCCGCCAGTTCACCGAGCTCGACTCCTACCGGCTGGACGCCGTCGGCGAGACGGAGCTCGACGCCGGCAAGGAGCGATACACCGGCGACATCGGCGACCTCTGGGAGAACGACCCCGCCCGCCTGCTGGAGTACAACCTCCGCGACGTGGAGCTCTGCGTCGAGATCGACCGCAAGCAGGACATCATCTCGTTCTACGACGAGGTCAGAACCTTCGTCGGCTGCAAGCTGGAGGACGCCCCCACCGCGGGCGACGCGGTGGACATGTACGTCCTCCAGAAGGTCAGCGGCGAGTGGGCGCTCCCCTCGAAAGGGAAACAGGAGTCCGAGGACTACGAGGGTGGTGCGGTGTTCGACCCCATCACGGGCGTCAAGGAGATGGTGACCGTACTCGACCTGAAGTCGCTCTACCCGATGTGCATGGTGACCATCAACGCCAGCCCCGAGACGAAGGTCGACCCCGACGCGTTCGAGGGCGACACCTACCGCGCCCCCAACGGCACCCACTTCCGCAAGGACGAGGACGGGATGATCCGGGCGATGGTCGACGAGCTGCTGGAAGAGCGCGAGGCGAAGAAGGAACTGCGGAACCAGCACGACCCCGACACCGAGGACTACGAGCGGTACGACCAGCAGCAGGCAGCTGTCAAGGTTATTATGAATTCGTTGTACGGGGTGCTTGGTTGGGACCGGTTCCGTCTCTACGATAAGGAGATGGGAGCGGCTGTAACCGCAACGGGGCGTAAGGTCATCGAGTTTACCGAGCAGGCAGCGAACGAAATTAACTATCAGGTTGCTTATGGTGACACTGATTCCGTCATGTTGGAGCTCGGGAACGATGTCTCGCCCGAGGCCGCGATCGAGCAGTCCTTCGAGATAGAGGAGCACATCAACGACTCCTACGACGCCTTCGCCGAGGACGAACTGAACGTCGACATCGACGGCGGCGAGGGGCACCGCTTCCAGATCGAGTTCGAGAAGCTCTACCGGCGGTTCTTCCAGGCGGGCAAGAAGAAACGGTACGCGGGCCACATCATCTGGAAGGAGGGCAAGCACGTCGACGACATCGACATCACCGGCTTCGAGTACAAGCGCTCGGACATCGCGCCGATCACGAAGGAGGTCCAGCACGAGGTCATCGACAAGGTGGTCCGGGGTGCCGCCGAATCCGATATCACGGAGTACATCCACGACGTCATCGAGCGGTTCCGGGCGGGCGAGTACAGCTACGACGAGATCGCCATCCCGGGGGGAATCGGCAAGCGCCTCGACAACTACGACACGGACACGGCCCACGTCCGCGGGGCGAAGTACGCGAACCTGCTGTTCGGGACGAACTTCGACCGCGGCTCGAAGCCGAAGCGGCTCTACCTGCAGAAGGTCCACCCGGACTACTTCCAGGAGCTGGAGGCGGCGGGCGAGTTCGACCCCCAGCGTGACCACCGCTACGGCGAGTTCAAGCGCGAGCAGGACGTCATCTGCTTCGACTACGCCGACCAGATCCCCGAGGAGTTCGAGGTCGACTACGACAAGATGCTCGACAAGACGCTGAAGGGTCCCATCGCGCGGGTCATCGAGGCGCTCGGCATCTCCTGGGAGGAGGTCAAGACCGGCCAGGAGCAGACCGGGCTCGGCAGTTTCATGTGA
- a CDS encoding histidine kinase N-terminal 7TM domain-containing protein — MVTVAAVAVTAVLVLSATITAALAVFAYRNRDVPGAPPFAALMVLLANWTLTYAVGINLADPFWRLVVLRVQWVSNALLSVTLLLFVLAYTGRDGFVSRRSVALICAFPALVLVAVWTNHWHHLVWSEQAITFVDGMVILVPSYEPLFWAYLVYVYGLEAITIALVLQLVYRSEHLYADQSILLLVGITTPLLANVVEVFLLDGAVAVDYTPITFAISGLAFGYALFRRQLFDLVPATRLLGRRTAVGQLDAGIVIVDTDRRIVYCNEAAGEVFDVAPAEVLGHPMRTVVDEDAIDFDADDALAEITREDRTYEIRVSEVTDRHGTLLGHTLVVHDVTARKRRERELASQRDELARVNDLNAVIRGVNQALVSARTREDVEHAVCDRIVESDRYRQAAIADAGTWRGESDRWTVASDGGLPETVPPDIDRPGIWDDTATSDDAETDDPPVPELGDGDDGVWVIVPLVHGHTVYGALGLYTDRNSVGERERTILGELGRTIGHAINAVETNQLLAADTVVALELASETDDDPLVAATADGDVAFELAAIVPGGSGATAYLRTRDCDAETATAALADTGTGEARVVRSGVEGLVEWRVTGDALLGSVVDHGASIRHAEAADGVARYELDIASHDSVRTLVEHLEARFPEACVRSKSERESALESARGLSEEQLSELTDRQREVLEVAYRAGYFEWPRDSNAEEIAETLDISSATLHAHLRKAEERVLSELFQEP; from the coding sequence ATGGTGACGGTCGCGGCCGTCGCCGTCACGGCCGTCCTCGTCCTCTCGGCCACCATCACAGCGGCGCTCGCCGTGTTCGCCTACCGAAACCGCGACGTCCCCGGCGCACCGCCGTTCGCGGCGCTGATGGTCCTGCTCGCGAACTGGACGCTGACCTACGCGGTCGGCATCAACCTCGCGGACCCGTTCTGGCGACTTGTCGTCCTCCGGGTCCAGTGGGTCAGCAACGCCCTGCTGAGTGTCACACTCCTCCTCTTCGTGCTGGCGTACACCGGCCGGGACGGCTTCGTCTCTCGCCGGAGCGTCGCCCTGATCTGTGCGTTCCCGGCGCTCGTCCTCGTCGCCGTCTGGACGAACCACTGGCACCACCTCGTCTGGTCCGAGCAGGCGATCACGTTCGTCGACGGCATGGTCATCCTCGTGCCCTCGTACGAGCCACTGTTCTGGGCGTACCTCGTCTACGTCTACGGCCTGGAGGCGATCACCATCGCCCTCGTCCTCCAGCTGGTGTACCGGTCCGAGCACCTCTACGCGGACCAGTCCATCCTCCTGCTCGTCGGCATCACCACGCCGTTGCTCGCGAACGTCGTCGAGGTGTTCCTCCTCGACGGGGCCGTCGCGGTCGACTACACCCCAATCACGTTCGCCATCAGCGGCCTGGCGTTCGGCTACGCGCTGTTCAGGCGACAGCTGTTCGACCTCGTCCCGGCGACGCGGCTGCTCGGCCGGCGCACCGCCGTCGGTCAGCTCGACGCCGGCATCGTCATCGTCGACACCGACCGACGGATCGTCTACTGCAACGAGGCAGCGGGCGAGGTCTTCGACGTCGCCCCCGCGGAAGTGCTCGGTCACCCCATGCGGACGGTCGTCGACGAGGACGCCATCGACTTCGACGCCGACGACGCCCTCGCGGAGATCACGCGCGAGGACCGCACCTACGAGATACGCGTCTCCGAGGTCACCGACCGGCACGGTACGCTCCTCGGCCATACACTGGTCGTCCACGACGTCACCGCGCGCAAGCGTCGCGAGCGCGAGCTCGCGAGCCAGCGCGACGAACTCGCCAGAGTCAACGACCTGAACGCCGTCATCCGGGGAGTGAACCAGGCCCTCGTCTCGGCGCGGACGCGCGAGGACGTCGAGCACGCCGTCTGCGACCGTATCGTCGAATCCGACCGGTACCGCCAGGCGGCCATCGCGGACGCGGGGACCTGGCGCGGGGAGAGCGACCGCTGGACCGTCGCGAGCGACGGCGGCCTGCCCGAGACGGTGCCACCGGACATCGACCGACCCGGCATCTGGGACGACACGGCCACTTCGGACGACGCCGAGACCGACGACCCCCCCGTCCCCGAACTCGGCGACGGCGACGACGGCGTGTGGGTGATCGTCCCGCTCGTCCACGGACACACCGTCTACGGAGCACTCGGGCTCTACACCGACCGTAACTCGGTCGGAGAGCGCGAACGGACGATCCTCGGGGAGCTCGGGCGGACGATCGGCCACGCGATCAACGCCGTCGAGACCAACCAGCTCCTCGCGGCCGACACCGTGGTCGCGCTCGAACTGGCGAGCGAGACGGACGACGACCCCCTCGTCGCGGCGACGGCCGACGGCGACGTCGCGTTCGAACTCGCGGCGATCGTCCCCGGTGGGTCGGGGGCGACCGCGTACCTCCGCACACGCGACTGCGATGCCGAGACGGCGACGGCCGCACTCGCCGACACCGGCACCGGCGAGGCCAGGGTCGTCCGTTCCGGGGTCGAGGGCCTGGTCGAGTGGCGGGTGACCGGCGACGCACTCCTCGGGTCGGTCGTCGACCACGGGGCGAGCATCCGACACGCGGAGGCGGCCGACGGCGTCGCCCGGTACGAACTCGACATCGCGTCCCACGACTCCGTGCGGACGCTCGTCGAGCACCTCGAGGCTAGATTCCCGGAGGCATGCGTCCGGAGCAAAAGCGAACGGGAGTCGGCGCTCGAATCGGCACGGGGGCTCTCCGAGGAGCAACTCTCCGAGCTGACCGACCGCCAACGCGAGGTACTCGAGGTCGCCTACCGCGCCGGCTACTTCGAGTGGCCGCGGGATTCGAACGCCGAGGAGATCGCCGAGACGCTCGACATCAGCTCCGCGACGCTCCACGCACACCTCCGAAAGGCGGAGGAGCGAGTGCTCTCGGAGCTGTTCCAGGAGCCGTGA
- a CDS encoding ABC transporter ATP-binding protein: MAKLELNNLHASVAEDDGEKILDGVDLEVESGEIHALMGPNGSGKSTTAKIVAGHPAYEVTDGQVLLHLEQGDFGEDFDIPEDKRTWDLLDLEPNERAALGIFLGFQYPAEIEGVTMTNFLRTALNAKLEEREELFEDDDEEAEEEEEAGYDTSPMEGPADEGEVGVAEFQQLLQAKMEQLDMDAKFAQRYLNAGFSGGEKKQNEVLQAAILEPSIAVLDEIDSGLDIDRLQDVSHGINALRDEQGTGILQITHYQRILDYVEPDHVHVMIDGRIAKSGGPELAEQLEDEGYDWVRDEVYGTA, from the coding sequence ATGGCAAAACTCGAACTCAACAATCTCCACGCGAGCGTTGCAGAAGACGATGGCGAGAAGATCCTCGACGGCGTCGACCTCGAGGTCGAATCCGGCGAGATCCACGCCCTCATGGGCCCGAACGGCTCCGGCAAGTCGACGACGGCGAAGATCGTCGCCGGACATCCGGCCTACGAGGTGACAGACGGGCAGGTACTGCTCCACCTCGAACAGGGTGACTTCGGCGAGGACTTCGACATCCCCGAGGACAAGCGCACCTGGGACCTGCTCGACCTCGAACCCAACGAGCGCGCCGCCCTCGGAATCTTCCTCGGCTTCCAGTACCCAGCCGAGATCGAGGGCGTCACGATGACGAACTTCCTCCGCACCGCCCTCAACGCGAAGCTCGAGGAGCGCGAGGAGCTCTTCGAGGACGACGACGAGGAGGCAGAAGAGGAGGAGGAGGCCGGCTACGACACCTCCCCGATGGAGGGCCCCGCGGACGAGGGCGAGGTCGGCGTCGCCGAGTTCCAGCAGCTCCTGCAGGCGAAGATGGAGCAGCTGGACATGGACGCGAAGTTCGCCCAGCGCTACCTCAACGCCGGCTTCTCCGGCGGCGAGAAGAAGCAGAACGAGGTGCTCCAGGCGGCCATCCTCGAACCGAGCATCGCGGTGCTCGACGAGATCGACTCCGGGCTGGACATCGACCGCCTGCAGGACGTCTCCCACGGCATCAACGCGCTCCGCGACGAGCAGGGCACCGGCATCCTGCAGATCACCCACTACCAGCGCATCCTCGACTACGTCGAACCCGACCACGTCCACGTCATGATAGACGGCCGGATCGCGAAGTCCGGCGGCCCCGAGCTCGCGGAGCAGCTCGAGGACGAGGGCTACGACTGGGTCCGCGACGAGGTCTACGGCACCGCGTAA
- the sufB gene encoding Fe-S cluster assembly protein SufB gives MSSDQDHLKETDTEARFEFKKEEKSAFQTEKGLTEETIRLISEDKDEPEWMYERRLRALKQFQQMPMPTDWPGQPDLSEVDIDEIVPYIRPDIETRGGADDWDELPEEIQDTFEKLGIPEAERKALSGVGAQYESEIVYQNMQEQWEEKGVIFCDMDKAVQEHEELVKEYFMTKCVPPSDNKFAALHGAVWSGGSFVYVPEDTTVNMPIQAYFRMNSEGMGQFEHTLIIAEENSEVHYIEGCSAPKYSAFNLHSGGVEVFVGEDAHVQYSTVQNWSKNTYNLNTKRAIVEANGTMEWVSGSMGSKATMLYPATILKGRGATDNHITIAFAGEGQNIDTGAKVYHNAPDTKSTIESKSISKDGGRTNYRGLVHIADGAENSSTSVECDALMFDNESTSDTMPYMEIQESKVDVAHEATVGKIGDEDVFYLQSRGLDDDDAKQMIVAGFIEPITEELPIEYAVELNRLIELEMEGSLG, from the coding sequence ATGAGTTCCGATCAAGACCACCTCAAAGAGACCGACACCGAAGCCCGGTTCGAGTTCAAGAAGGAGGAGAAGTCCGCCTTCCAGACCGAGAAGGGCCTGACCGAGGAGACCATCCGTCTCATCTCGGAGGACAAGGACGAGCCCGAGTGGATGTACGAGCGCCGCCTGCGGGCGCTGAAGCAGTTCCAGCAGATGCCGATGCCGACCGACTGGCCGGGCCAGCCCGACCTCTCGGAGGTCGACATCGACGAGATCGTCCCGTACATCCGGCCGGACATCGAGACCCGCGGCGGCGCGGACGACTGGGACGAGCTCCCCGAGGAGATCCAGGACACGTTCGAGAAGCTTGGCATCCCCGAGGCCGAGCGCAAGGCGCTCTCGGGCGTCGGCGCGCAGTACGAGTCCGAGATCGTCTACCAGAACATGCAGGAGCAGTGGGAGGAGAAGGGCGTCATCTTCTGTGACATGGATAAGGCCGTCCAGGAGCACGAGGAGCTCGTCAAGGAGTACTTCATGACGAAGTGCGTCCCCCCGAGCGACAACAAGTTCGCGGCGCTCCACGGCGCGGTCTGGTCCGGCGGCTCGTTCGTCTACGTGCCGGAGGACACGACCGTCAACATGCCCATCCAGGCGTACTTCCGGATGAACAGCGAGGGCATGGGCCAGTTCGAGCACACGCTCATCATCGCCGAGGAGAACTCGGAGGTCCACTACATCGAGGGCTGTTCCGCCCCGAAGTACTCCGCGTTCAACCTGCACTCCGGCGGCGTCGAGGTGTTCGTCGGCGAGGACGCCCACGTCCAGTACTCGACCGTGCAGAACTGGTCGAAGAACACCTACAACCTGAACACCAAGCGCGCCATCGTCGAGGCGAACGGGACGATGGAGTGGGTCTCCGGCAGCATGGGCTCGAAGGCCACCATGCTCTACCCGGCGACCATCCTCAAGGGCCGCGGCGCGACGGACAACCACATCACCATCGCGTTCGCCGGCGAGGGCCAGAACATCGACACCGGCGCGAAGGTGTACCACAACGCGCCCGACACGAAGTCGACCATCGAGTCCAAGTCCATCTCGAAGGACGGCGGCCGCACGAACTACCGCGGCCTCGTCCACATCGCCGACGGCGCGGAGAACTCCTCCACGTCCGTCGAGTGTGACGCGCTGATGTTCGACAACGAGTCCACCTCGGACACCATGCCGTACATGGAGATCCAGGAGTCGAAGGTCGACGTCGCCCACGAGGCGACCGTCGGCAAGATCGGCGACGAGGACGTCTTCTACCTCCAGTCCCGCGGGCTGGACGACGACGACGCCAAGCAGATGATCGTCGCCGGCTTCATCGAGCCCATCACGGAGGAGCTGCCCATCGAGTACGCGGTCGAACTCAACCGCCTCATCGAACTCGAGATGGAGGGGAGCCTCGGATAA
- the sufD gene encoding Fe-S cluster assembly protein SufD gives MSTQVHANLTRDQVEQISAELDEPEWLLETRLSALDALDNLDMPSVIQTPGRTWTNLTDLDFEGFVDPLNAAQDKEREQPDGVEVLEWSEAVAEHGDLIEEQFGSVVDPEENFLTALSTALFTDGTVVYVPEGVDAEDVKIRTTMNSRSLFNYTLVVTEKNASVTILERQSTGGSEARSASDASGEAASVEGERYYSGIVEVAAGENSHVQYGSLQNLDEETYNYTLKRGTADTYATVNWIEGNMGSRLTKSEVETTLDGDGSESHIVGAFFGHHDQHFDINSRVWHRAEHTTADLVTRGVLADRARSVYEGVQDVGRDAWNTSSYQRENTLMLSDDSEADASPKLIINNHDTEASHSATVGQVDAQDLFYMTSRGVDPRSARNMLVEGFFVPVLDEVAVDELRDDIEELVAERLRE, from the coding sequence ATGAGCACACAGGTACACGCCAACCTCACACGAGACCAGGTCGAGCAGATCTCCGCCGAGCTCGACGAGCCCGAGTGGCTGCTGGAGACGCGCCTGTCCGCACTCGACGCGCTCGACAACCTCGACATGCCGAGCGTCATCCAGACGCCCGGGCGCACGTGGACGAACCTCACCGACCTCGACTTCGAGGGCTTCGTCGACCCACTCAACGCCGCCCAGGACAAGGAGCGCGAGCAGCCCGACGGCGTCGAGGTGCTCGAGTGGAGCGAGGCCGTCGCCGAGCACGGCGACCTCATCGAGGAGCAGTTCGGGAGCGTCGTCGACCCCGAGGAGAACTTCCTCACCGCGCTCTCGACCGCGCTGTTCACCGACGGCACCGTCGTCTACGTGCCCGAGGGCGTCGACGCCGAGGACGTGAAGATCCGGACGACGATGAACAGCCGCTCGCTGTTCAACTACACGCTCGTCGTCACCGAGAAGAACGCCTCGGTCACCATCCTCGAGCGCCAGTCGACTGGGGGTAGCGAGGCGCGAAGCGCCTCGGATGCGAGCGGCGAAGCCGCGAGCGTCGAGGGCGAGCGCTACTACAGCGGCATCGTCGAGGTCGCGGCCGGCGAGAACTCCCACGTCCAGTACGGGAGCCTCCAGAACCTCGACGAGGAGACGTACAACTACACGCTCAAGCGGGGCACGGCCGACACGTACGCCACGGTCAACTGGATCGAGGGCAACATGGGCTCGCGCCTGACCAAGAGCGAGGTCGAGACGACGCTCGACGGCGACGGCTCCGAGAGCCACATCGTCGGCGCGTTCTTCGGCCACCACGACCAGCACTTCGACATCAACAGTCGGGTCTGGCACCGCGCCGAGCACACTACCGCCGACCTCGTCACCCGCGGCGTGCTCGCCGACCGCGCGCGCTCCGTCTACGAGGGCGTCCAGGACGTCGGTCGCGACGCCTGGAACACCAGCAGCTACCAGCGCGAGAACACGCTGATGCTCTCCGACGACAGCGAGGCCGACGCCTCCCCGAAGCTCATCATCAACAACCACGACACCGAGGCCAGCCACTCCGCGACGGTCGGCCAGGTCGACGCACAGGACCTGTTCTACATGACCAGCCGCGGTGTCGACCCGCGCAGCGCCCGCAACATGCTCGTCGAGGGCTTCTTCGTGCCCGTGCTCGACGAGGTGGCCGTCGACGAACTCCGCGACGACATCGAAGAGCTCGTCGCCGAACGGCTGCGCGAGTAA
- a CDS encoding HIT family protein, whose amino-acid sequence MPDTDCVFCDIVAGEADALVVEDRDGGEERSGTLAFSPLDPVAPGHVLVIPKGHYESLFDVPADVLGDVMAHVQDLATRMRGGERNEPGFDGVTVLNDSTDYQSVPHLHLHLVGRHDGDPDLLPDSGDSDVAKRDAYDAVTGALGDD is encoded by the coding sequence ATGCCCGATACCGACTGCGTGTTCTGCGACATCGTCGCGGGGGAGGCGGACGCGCTCGTCGTCGAGGACCGCGACGGTGGCGAGGAGCGGTCGGGGACGCTCGCGTTCTCGCCCCTGGACCCGGTCGCGCCAGGGCACGTGCTCGTGATTCCGAAAGGCCACTACGAGTCGCTGTTCGATGTCCCGGCGGACGTCCTCGGGGACGTGATGGCGCACGTGCAGGACCTCGCGACCCGGATGCGTGGCGGCGAGCGCAACGAACCGGGGTTCGACGGCGTGACCGTCCTCAACGACAGTACCGACTACCAGTCCGTTCCACACCTCCATCTGCACCTCGTCGGACGTCACGACGGCGACCCGGACCTGTTGCCCGACAGCGGCGACTCCGACGTCGCGAAGCGCGACGCCTACGACGCCGTCACCGGCGCCCTCGGCGACGACTGA
- a CDS encoding ferritin-like domain-containing protein produces MSLGQRVATDHQLARLLQIGAVLEEVVESRAYHHLDSFEDEQGVDDDVRDLLEHAAEESAEHRSRLETLIEELDAETVPYEEINKLVEAQYAQTKPEDFDGLLYDQLCNEETAYKFYDDLIEAIEASESEFSIDRDHVLTTLRQIREEEAEGVEEVTEMMERRA; encoded by the coding sequence ATGAGCCTGGGGCAGCGCGTCGCGACCGACCACCAGCTCGCCCGTCTCCTGCAGATCGGGGCGGTGCTGGAGGAGGTCGTCGAATCCCGCGCGTACCATCACCTGGACTCCTTCGAGGACGAGCAGGGCGTCGACGACGACGTCCGCGACCTGCTCGAACACGCCGCCGAGGAGTCCGCAGAGCACCGGAGCCGACTCGAGACGCTCATCGAGGAGCTGGACGCCGAGACGGTCCCGTACGAGGAGATCAACAAGCTGGTCGAGGCGCAGTACGCCCAGACGAAACCCGAGGACTTCGACGGGCTGCTGTACGACCAGCTCTGCAACGAGGAGACGGCGTACAAGTTCTACGACGACCTCATCGAGGCCATCGAGGCCAGCGAGAGCGAGTTCAGCATCGACCGCGACCACGTACTCACGACCCTCCGGCAGATCCGCGAGGAGGAGGCCGAGGGGGTCGAGGAGGTCACCGAAATGATGGAGCGACGAGCGTGA
- a CDS encoding metal-dependent transcriptional regulator, whose product MNTADQYLKAIYLVQRMEDGPAATGALADMLDVSPASVNEMVGKLQERGLVDHEKYKGATLTDDGIVRAEDALQTYCIIERFLANVLEVEDYRGEAGALEAVIDDTVAERLDTIIDRRDECPDCFDAEADQCCYLEVGVGEHAD is encoded by the coding sequence ATGAACACCGCAGACCAGTACCTCAAGGCGATCTACCTGGTGCAACGGATGGAAGACGGGCCGGCGGCGACGGGTGCGCTGGCGGACATGCTCGACGTCTCCCCCGCGAGCGTCAACGAGATGGTCGGCAAGCTCCAGGAGCGCGGGCTCGTCGACCACGAGAAGTACAAGGGCGCGACGCTCACCGACGATGGGATCGTCCGCGCCGAGGACGCGCTCCAGACCTACTGCATCATCGAGCGGTTCCTCGCGAACGTCCTGGAGGTCGAGGACTACCGCGGCGAGGCCGGCGCGCTGGAGGCCGTCATCGACGACACCGTCGCCGAACGGCTGGACACCATCATCGACCGCCGCGACGAGTGCCCCGACTGCTTCGACGCCGAGGCCGACCAGTGCTGCTACCTGGAAGTCGGCGTCGGCGAGCACGCGGACTGA
- a CDS encoding TATA-box-binding protein, which produces MTELELANVVGTITYQQELDLAALTETFADRDEITSVTYEPAENHWLQSRFPPDETYVAFYRSGRCSIAGCKSVEHFETVVEQVNNVMRELLEFEYMPAVDVSNIVASADLGFNFSLEALTIELGMERTEYEPEQFPALIYRDSEFVMLVFSSGKLLCTGLTDRQAVSEAIENMASRIQAVV; this is translated from the coding sequence GTGACGGAGCTTGAGCTCGCTAACGTCGTCGGGACGATTACCTACCAGCAAGAGCTTGATTTGGCGGCGCTAACGGAGACGTTCGCGGATCGAGACGAAATCACGAGCGTTACCTACGAACCAGCCGAAAACCACTGGCTCCAATCTCGTTTCCCACCGGATGAGACCTACGTCGCGTTCTATCGGAGTGGGCGATGCTCGATTGCGGGTTGCAAGTCAGTCGAACATTTCGAGACCGTCGTCGAACAAGTTAACAACGTGATGCGCGAGCTGCTGGAGTTTGAGTATATGCCCGCGGTCGATGTGAGCAATATCGTCGCGTCAGCCGATCTTGGCTTTAACTTCTCTCTTGAGGCACTGACAATCGAACTCGGCATGGAACGCACAGAGTACGAACCAGAACAGTTCCCCGCACTGATCTACCGCGATTCCGAGTTTGTCATGCTCGTCTTTTCGAGTGGGAAGCTACTCTGTACCGGACTTACTGACCGCCAAGCTGTCTCAGAGGCGATCGAAAACATGGCCAGTAGGATTCAGGCGGTCGTGTGA